The Cylindrospermopsis curvispora GIHE-G1 genome contains a region encoding:
- the sds gene encoding solanesyl diphosphate synthase: MTSATFLFTPVEADLRILADNLTQLVGNRHPILYAAAEHLFGAGGKRIRPAIVLLISRATTLEEDISLGHRRLAEITEMIHTASLVHDDVVDESHIRRGVPTVHSLFGNRIAVLAGDFLFAQSSWYLANLDNLEVVKLLSEVIMDLAAGEIQQGLNRFDTSLSIETYLKKSYYKTASLIANSAKAAGILSNVSPESANNLYNYGKDLGLAFQIVDDILDFTGSMDTLGKPAASDLRSGNLTAPVLFALEEQPSLEILKILIEREFAQEGDLEQAVKLISDSQGIPKARELAAHHAKLARQHITDLEPSESKQALINMTDYVLSRLY; this comes from the coding sequence ATGACCTCAGCCACCTTCCTGTTTACCCCTGTGGAAGCAGACCTGCGAATACTAGCAGATAACCTGACACAGCTAGTTGGAAATCGCCACCCCATTCTCTATGCAGCAGCCGAACATTTATTCGGTGCTGGGGGTAAGCGTATCAGACCAGCCATTGTTTTATTAATATCGCGGGCTACAACGCTAGAAGAAGACATCTCCCTAGGTCACAGACGATTGGCTGAAATTACAGAGATGATTCATACAGCCAGTTTAGTTCATGATGACGTAGTGGATGAATCACATATACGTAGAGGAGTGCCTACGGTTCATAGTTTGTTTGGCAATCGCATTGCAGTGTTAGCTGGAGATTTTCTCTTTGCCCAATCTTCCTGGTACTTGGCCAATCTGGATAACCTAGAGGTAGTGAAACTGCTTTCAGAAGTAATCATGGATTTAGCAGCTGGAGAGATTCAGCAAGGGTTAAATCGCTTTGATACCAGTCTGTCGATAGAAACTTACCTAAAAAAGAGTTATTACAAAACGGCTTCATTGATTGCCAACAGTGCTAAAGCCGCCGGAATTTTGAGTAACGTATCCCCAGAAAGTGCTAACAACCTATATAATTATGGTAAGGATCTAGGTTTAGCCTTTCAAATAGTAGATGATATTTTAGATTTCACTGGTTCTATGGACACTTTGGGTAAACCAGCTGCATCGGATCTCAGAAGTGGTAATCTAACTGCACCGGTTTTATTTGCCCTGGAGGAGCAACCATCTCTGGAAATACTGAAAATACTAATTGAAAGGGAGTTTGCTCAAGAAGGGGATTTAGAACAAGCTGTGAAGTTAATTTCCGACAGTCAAGGGATACCCAAGGCCAGAGAATTAGCGGCCCACCATGCCAAGTTAGCAAGGCAACATATTACAGACTTGGAACCTTCTGAATCAAAGCAAGCATTAATTAACATGACAGATTACGTGCTAAGTCGTCTATACTAA